In Diabrotica undecimpunctata isolate CICGRU chromosome 4, icDiaUnde3, whole genome shotgun sequence, a single genomic region encodes these proteins:
- the LOC140438323 gene encoding uncharacterized protein: MSAFKVEHLLGPELEYELRVRHLNDPSLTAVERKRVVLRGALKQAAANRSYAVLSASHLNFKDEIAEIEVTLADLVVKIGSFVGSPSDTAYARYTSRLGHVAARVHLLEATTEEEEEVKRSLNFRVLILEGELDCKVIPQAQSTPHNASVSVNPFPFVKSAPIHKWGVHFSGQDNENVVSFLEKVECLRIARGNSEEECYSSAADLFKDSAFTWYLNNRGSFASWQELVAKLRSDFLPYNYEDNLLDEIKSRKQAPQEKVTIFVNEIVSLCKRLETPLSESHIIRIIRKNLLPSYHSSLALTDISSIADLTEKCKKLEEVLSWSSDNVSRVPIHQNFRNNDSSYSDRPNYSRSSNSRNFRNNDSSYSGRPNYSRSGNVSSFNSKLTCWNCCQPGHGYYECPEPRIRFCYGCGRQGVRKFECEFCSGNDRRGGLALAPTPRQNTGNTNTVQTPQNQGTSFSSLDAQASTSQTSHALPKDKRPQNGKYQPKRGQR; this comes from the coding sequence atgtctgctttcaaggtagagcatctgttaggtccagaattagagtacgagttgagagtccggcacttaaacgatccatctttgacagcagtggaaaggaaaagggtagtgttgcgtggtgcattaaagcaagcggcagcaaatcggagttatgctgttctgtctgcttcccatcttaattttaaggacgagattgcggaaatagaggttactcttgcagatctggtggtcaaaattggttcttttgtgggttctcctagtgatactgcctatgctcgctatacttctcgcttaggtcatgttgcagctagagtccatctgttagaagctacaacagaggaagaggaggaagtgaagaggtctcttaatttcagggttctgattctggaaggtgaacttgattgtaaagtgattccacaggcacagtcaactcctcataatgctagtgtttcagtaaatccatttcccttcgttaagtctgctcctattcataaatggggtgtccatttttcaggtcaagataatgaaaatgttgttagtttcttagagaaggtagaatgtctgcgtatagcgcgtggtaacagcgaggaagagtgttactcttctgctgccgatttatttaaggattcagccttcacttggtatctcaataaccgaggtagttttgcttcatggcaagagttagttgccaaacttaggtcagattttcttccatataactatgaggacaatcttcttgatgaaattaagtctcgaaaacaagctccgcaggagaaggtaactatatttgtaaatgagattgttagtttgtgtaaacggttggagactcctttgtctgagtcacatatcataaggatcattagaaaaaatttgttgccctcgtatcattctagtctggcacttacagatatttcttcaattgctgacttaacggaaaagtgtaagaagttagaggaagttttgtcatggtcttctgacaacgtgtctagagtccctattcatcagaatttcagaaataatgactcatcttattctgatagacccaattattcacggtctagtaatagtagaaatttcagaaataatgactcatcctattctggtaggcctaactattctcggtctggtaatgtctcttcttttaattcgaagcttacctgttggaattgttgtcagccaggacatgggtattacgaatgtcctgagcctagaattcggttctgttatggttgtggacgtcaaggtgtccgtaaatttgagtgtgaattctgttcgggaaacgacagaaggggtgggttggccctggctcctactcctcgtcaaaatacagggaatacaaacactgtccaaactcctcaaaaccaaggaaccagtttctcgagtctggatgcccaagcttccacaagccaaacatctcacgctctaccgaaagacaaaagaccacagaacggcaaataccaaccgaagagaggacaacgttaa